In a single window of the Prinia subflava isolate CZ2003 ecotype Zambia chromosome 3, Cam_Psub_1.2, whole genome shotgun sequence genome:
- the LIG4 gene encoding DNA ligase 4: MASASVSQPPPKKTVASHVPFADLCSTLERIQKCKSRPEKTKYFKDFLDSWRKFHDALHQKEKDVTDSFYPAMRLILPQLERERMAYGIKETMLAKLYIELLNLPKDGKDAAKLLNYRTPTGSRGDAGDFAMIAYFVLKPRSPKQGRLTIEQVNEHLDTIANNNAAKNKGQLKKSLLQLITQSTALEQKWLIRMIIKDLKLGVSQQTIFSIFHPDAAELHNVTTDLEKVCRQLHDPSVSLSDVSITLFSAFKPMLAAIADVQQIEKQMSNRIFYIETKLDGERMQMHKDGDVYKYFSRNGFDYTQQFGASPLEGSLTPFIHNVFKSNIQNCILDGEMMAYNPEAQTFMQKGNKFDVKRMVEDSDLQTCFCVFDVLMVNDQKLGHEVLSKRYEILSSIFTPVKGRIHVVHKRSARTRKEVIDALNEAIDNREEGIMVKDPMSTYKPDKRGEGWLKIKPEYVNGLMDELDLLIVGGYWGKGSRGGMMSHFLCAVAETPPPNEKPTVFHSICRVGSGYTMKELYDLGLKLAKHWKPYRRKDPPGNILCGTEKPEMYIEPCNSVIVQIKAAEIVDSDMYKTDCTLRFPRIEKIREDKEWYECMTSDMLEDLRSKAQGKLASKHLNVDEYDEPHEKKRKTVSKVRKIIGIAEQFKAPDLSSVSKVSNVFEDVEFCVMTGMGKYSKSELESKIAQCGGSVVQNPGPETYCVIVGAENVRVKNIIASNKYDVVRAEWLLQCFQTKRLVPWQPAFMIHMSPDTKEHFAREYDCYGDSYTANTDVAQLKEVFSRMKDNKAMPLDVIAELEERYWCNSCQLGIFRGSTVYVDCYAVVSERKSKIPGTTLSIRALELRFYGAKVVSHLEEGVSHVVVGEDGSRVEEMKALRRTFGKKFKIVSELWVTHSVEEGVAKNENQYLV; this comes from the coding sequence ATGGCTTCTGCATCTGTTTCGCAGCCTCCTCCTAAAAAAACGGTGGCCTCTCATGTGCCTTTTGCAGATCTGTGTTCTACTCTGGAGCGAATACAGAAGTGCAAATCTCGTCCAGAGAAAACCAAGTATTTCAAGGATTTTCTGGATTCCTGGAGGAAATTCCATGATGCGCTTcatcaaaaagagaaagatgttACAGATTCCTTTTACCCAGCTATGCGACTTATTCTCCCACAGTTGGAAAGAGAAAGGATGGCATATGGAATTAAAGAAACTATGCTTGCGAAGCTCTATATTGAACTGCTTAATTTACCAAAAGATGGAAAAGATGCTGCAAAGCTTTTAAATTACAGAACGCCTACGGGCTCACGTGGAGATGCTGGAGATTTTGCAATGATCGCATACTTTGTGCTAAAACCTAGGAGCCCAAAACAAGGCAGACTGACAATTGAACAAGTCAATGAACATTTAGATACGATAGCTAATAATAATGCTGCTAAAAACAAGGGTCAGTTAAAGAAAAGTCTTCTTCAGTTAATtacccagagcacagcactggaaCAAAAATGGCTTATCCGAATGATTATAAAGGATCTAAAGCTTGGTGTTAGTCAACAAactatattttccatttttcatccTGATGCTGCTGAATTGCACAATGTTACTACTGATTTGGAAAAAGTTTGCAGACAACTGCATGATCCCTCTGTCTCACTTAGTGATGTTTCTATCACGTTGTTTTCTGCCTTCAAACCAATGCTTGCTGCTATTGCAGATGTCCAGCAGATTGAGAAACAAATGAGTAACCGGATATTCTACATAGAAACTAAGCTGGATGGTGAACGCATGCAGATGCACAAAGATGGGGATGTGTACAAGTATTTTTCCCGAAATGGGTTTGACTATACTCAGCAGTTTGGTGCTTCACCCCTTGAAGGCTCATTAACACCATTTATTCATAATGTATTTAAGAGCAATATACAAAATTGCATTCTCGATGGTGAAATGATGGCTTACAATCCTGAGGCACAAACTTTTATGCAAAAAGGGAATAAATTTGACGTAAAAAGAATGGTGGAGGACTCTGATCTGCAGACCTGCTTCTGTGTATTTGATGTTTTGATGGTTAATGATCAGAAGTTGGGGCATGAAGTACTAAGCAAAAGATACGAAATCTTAAGTAGTATATTTACCCCAGTGAAGGGCCGGATACATGTTGTCCATAAGAGAAGTGCCAGAACAAGAAAAGAAGTAATTGATGCTTTAAATGAAGCAATAGATAACAGAGAGGAAGGAATTATGGTGAAAGATCCCATGTCCACCTACAAGCCTGACAAACGTGGGGAAGGCTGGTTAAAAATCAAGCCAGAATATGTCAATGGACTGATGGATGAACTGGACCTTTTAATTGTTGGTGGTTACTGGGGGAAGGGGTCTCGTGGTGGAATGATGTCTCATTTTCTGTGCGCTGTTGCAGAGACGCCCCCTCCAAATGAAAAACCGACTGTTTTCCACTCCATTTGTCGCGTTGGCTCTGGCTATACTATGAAAGAGTTGTATGATCTAGGCTTGAAACTGGCTAAACACTGGAAGCCCTACCGTAGGAAGGACCCTCCTGGTAACATTTTGTGTGGAACTGAAAAACCTGAAATGTACATTGAACCTTGCAACTCTGTCATAGTTCAGATCAAGGCAGCTGAGATTGTTGACAGTGATATGTACAAGACTGACTGTACTTTGAGATTCCCCCGAATTGAGAAGATCAGGGAAGACAAAGAATGGTACGAGTGCATGACTTCAGACATGTTAGAAGACCTCAGAAGCAAAGCACAAGGAAAGCTGGCATCTAAGCACCTCAATGTAGATGAGTATGATGAGCCacatgagaagaaaagaaaaactgtttcaaaGGTGAGGAAGATAATTGGAATAGCGGAGCAATTTAAAGCTCCTGATCTTTCTAGTGTAAGCAAGGTTTCAAATGTATTTGAAGACGTTGAGTTTTGTGTTATGACAGGAATGGGAAAATATTCAAAGTCTGAGCTGGAAAGCAAAATAGCCCAATGTGGTGGCAGTGTGGTACAGAACCCAGGGCCAGAGACTTACTGTGTCATTGTAGGAGCTGAGAATGTCAGAGTGAAAAACATCATCGCTTCCAACAAATATGATGTGGTGAGGGCAGAGTGGCTTCTTCAGTGTTTCCAAACCAAAAGGCTGGTGCCTTGGCAACCAGCCTTTATGATTCACATGTCTCCTGACacaaaagaacattttgctCGTGAGTATGATTGTTATGGAGACAGTtacacagcaaacacagatgTTGCACAGCTCAAGGAAGTGTTCTCAAGAATGAAAGACAATAAGGCAATGCCTCTGGATGTGATTGCAGAGCTAGAAGAACGTTACTGGTGCAACAGTTGTCAGCTCGGTATATTCAGAGGAAGCACTGTTTATGTGGACTGCTACGCTGTTGTTAGTGAGCGCAAAAGCAAAATCCCTGGAACTACACTATCAATTAGAGCTCTGGAACTCCGTTTTTATGGTGCAAAAGTAGTTTCTCACCTTGAAGAGGGTGTCTCCCATGTTGTTGTAGGAGAAGATGGTTCACGGGTAGAAGAGATGAAAGCACTCAGAAgaacatttgggaaaaaatttaaaattgtatCCGAGCTATGGGTAACACACTCAGTGGAAGAAGGAGTAGCAAAGAATGAAAATCAGTACTTAgtttaa
- the ABHD13 gene encoding protein ABHD13, which produces MEKSWMLWTFAKRWLLALASWSWSLCRICLLPLIVTFHLYGGIILLILIFVSIAGILYKFQDVLLYFPEQPSSSRLYVPMPTGIPHENIFIKTKDGVLLNLILLRYTGDNAAYSPTIIYFHGNAGNIGHRLPNALLMLVNLKVNLILVDYRGYGKSEGEASEEGLYLDSEAVLDYVMTRSDLDKTKIFLFGRSLGGAVAIHLASENSHRISAIVVENTFLSIPYMASTLFSFFPMRYLPLWCYKNKFLSYRKISQCRMPSLFISGLSDQLIPPVMMKQLYELSPARTKRLAIFPDGTHNDTWQCQGYFTALEQFIKEVIKSHSPEEMAKTSSNVTII; this is translated from the coding sequence ATGGAAAAATCATGGATGCTTTGGACCTTTGCTAAAAGATGGCTACTAGCTTTGGCTTCCTGGTCTTGGAGTCTCTGCCGTATTTGTCTTTTGCCCTTGATAGTGACTTTCCACTTGTATGGAGGCATTATACTCCTTATATTAATATTTGTGTCAATAGCGGGTATATTATATAAATTCCAGGATGTTCTGCTTTACTTTCCTGAACAGCCCTCTTCATCACGCCTTTATGTTCCTATGCCTACTGGTATACCACATGAAAACATCTTCATCAAAACCAAAGATGGAGTTCTTCTCAATCTTATTCTGCTGAGATACACAGGGGACAATGCAGCCTATTCTCCAACCATCATCTACTTTCACGGGAATGCAGGCAACATTGGCCACAGGTTGCCAAATGCTTTGTTAATGCTGGTAAACCTGAAAGTCAACTTAATTCTGGTTGATTACAGAGGGTATGGCAAAAGTGAAGGAGAAGCAAGTGAAGAAGGCTTGTACTTAGATTCTGAGGCCGTCTTAGACTATGTGATGACTCGGTCTGATCttgataaaacaaaaatttttctttttggccGTTCCTTGGGAGGAGCAGTAGCTATTCACTTAGCTTCTGAAAATTCCCACAGGATTTCTGCCATTGTGGTGGAGAACACCTTTCTTAGCATCCCGTACATGGCCAGCactttgttctctttctttccGATGAGATATCTTCCACTATGGTGCTACAAAAACAAATTTCTATCCTACAGGAAAATCTCTCAGTGCAGAATGCCTTCTCTCTTTATCTCTGGGTTGTCTGACCAGTTAATTCCACCAGTTATGATGAAGCAACTTTATGAATTATCCCCAGCTCGGACTAAGAGATTGGCGATATTTCCTGATGGAACTCACAATGACACTTGGCAGTGCCAGGGTTATTTCACTGCACTTGAACAGTTCATCAAAGAAGTAATAAAGAGTCATTCCCCTGAAGAAATGGCGAAAACATCATCTAACGTAACAATAATATAA